Genomic window (Psilocybe cubensis strain MGC-MH-2018 chromosome 1, whole genome shotgun sequence):
AACATGGGTCAGGGTATTAAATATGGATCCAAGATTGAATGGGTTAAGAAATTCGTCACGGATAATCATAAAGCtaatcaagaaaaaaattaacaagGAAGTTATACCTTATCCACAGATATTCGGGAATTGATAGTTTGTAGGGTTCTGCGGAATCCAACCGTTAGCTAAACCAGCCTGGTAGCTCCATTCATCAGCAGCTTCAGCTTTCCACGTCCACTGAATCCATCCTTGGTTTCCCTTTTCGTACGTTTGGGTCTGCGCTTCCCAGTACTGGCGGAGGAAGGTCTTGTAACTAGAGCTAAAGCCTGAAGCTTTCCCAGTGAGGCCCGTGCAACTCCCAACTCTCGTTGATCCGGAAAGGGTGCCTTCGTAACGAGAACCTGTGCCACGGCCATTCAGATATTTGGCACAGTCGTTGGGGGCAGGAGTCCATTCTCCAACAACAGTCCAGAGCGGGGAGTTCGAGAGGGAAGACAGCTGGCCGCATGCGGTAGATATGTGCTGAGCGTTGGTTTGGGAAACCAGCTACAGAAATTGATGGTCAACAATGAAATTGATATTTCAAATATCATATTAAAACTCACGGCTTGAGAGAACATCTGGTAAATGTGAGTGTCAATTATAACGCCCTGCCATTGGGGAGAAGGCATGAAGTTACTCCAGTAGCTGAGAGGttggaaggcatcatggATCATCACGACTATGTTGCTCTGCTGCGATGTCCCGAATGGAAATCTATCAAATGGAATGAAAAAATCGGCTTGTAGGGTATCATGGTGCAGGTGTACCTGATGTTTCCGTAGCTATCGTACCAGTACTAGACAACCGTTCTGATTGATGATAGTCATTAAAACTGGATCCATAAATTACTGACCTGTCTGGTAACGGATAATAACTGGTCACTGAAGTAACCTGCAGGTCTTAATTAATTAAGAGGAAAACGTAAGATTCTTTGATAACGACACATTGAAGTTGTATATGCTTACTCGTTTAGAGGGGCAATGATGGGCACCGTGCCGGTGTTTCCTGCAAACATGGACGCCAAACGCATGATGATAGCGTCAGAACGATCAATATTGTTTTGCTTGGTTTGCCATGTCCTGCAACAATAAATGTCATAAATAAGAATATATCACCATAGAGCATCATAACATATACGTACGGTGAGCTCATTTTCTGACCAGAGTTGTCATAGCTGTATTGACGAGGATCAAAGGGGATACATGTAATAAAGCATATCACAAACCCATTTTGACTACCGGGAACACCTAATGAGCCATAAACGCATAAATCAGCAACTTAAGGTGAGTCCAAGACGATTCATTACTCGCCATGTAAGTCAACAATTAACTTTAACCCGTGGTTTTGTGCCCAAGTGACCGCTTTGGTAAGATATGGAAGTTGTCCTTGTATGAAAGGTTCGCCCCCGGACACGTCGAATGCCCAATAGCCGATAGGAAGTCGAACATGGTTGAGGCTTTTCTATTCGTCACTGATCGAATCCGAAATGTTGAAGATAAAGCTTGTACAcacccagcagcagcaatggCTGCGAAGTCCGCCTCGGTAATCCACGTGTTCCAGTGATTCTGAAGAACGCTTGTAGCGGTTGCCTTATCCTGAAATTGACCAAAAGTCCATTCATCGACAATCCTCGAGTCGCCAGTGTTATCGAACAAAGAGGGAGTAATCCAGGGCTAAATAAAATAATATTGTTCGTTTGCAAAATATGTCAACACGCAACTTATCGTCACGACGGACCTCGAGGACAAGCCATCCCCCCAAGTTAACACCGCGTACTTTTTGAGTTCCGTAGGGGAAACCCCAATTGGCGGCTGTTGTCATTGGCAGCGAAGAAAAGGCCCCAAAGAGCGTGACAAAAACAGAGCGTATCCTCATCATAGGCTGAGTGAAGGGGCTGCAATATGGATCAGGTTGTTACCTACCACTTTTATACCAGCATCAGTTTACCCTACAGTTCCAGTAAGAAGCCAATGAGCTGATGCGAACAGAATGAAATCAAGAACTCCAAGAATAGCTTCCAAAGTCGCGTGGATGAGGGATGCATGGCGCGCCACTGTAGTCATTCTGCCTTTTGGCGTTAACGCTCGAGTGTTTGAGTACTTCTGCCGAGGTTCATATCGGAGGATGCATCCCTTTGCGTACTGCATACGTGTCAATACACTCGTAGTACAAAGACCAGCAGTTTGCATTGTTCGAAGCATGATGTCCACGATACATGTAAGGAAGACATGTCCAATGAAGGGACAAACATGAACCTGGTATTGGCCGTAGTGACCACCAATAAGAGAAGCTGAGACAAAAGGCTGGCGGTTGTTGTAAGAGCAGACAAGACAGTTAGGTGCTGCATATGCTTCTAAAATGGTGTTCTGATATAGGCAAAGTGAATGGATCCAGTTAACTTTGTAAGGGAAGAGTCTAACATCCGTCTAATGTCCTTTCTTTACACGTGGGTAGCCAGCCGAGCCGTTCGAAAAGTATTCATAGGAATACACATTACTGCAAGTATATAGTAATGATATAAGGTGGATGTCGAGTAAAGGTCGAGTGCTTGTTTTAGTATTTTTATCTCTTCGATCCGGTAACCAAGCGCGCTGAGAGAGGTAATCCTTTGTGGAAACATTGAGGTGTCGTCTGAGTCAGAGCTCACTCGGGCCATCCGCGTTGTATGGGAAGTATGGTCATTCGATAGGTCATAGGTGTCTGAACAAATGCCAATTCATATGAAGCTAGAAGTAAGTCCGGAACAAGATGCTTGCGATATTTTTGAAAGCTATGTTCCAAAAATGCGTGCGGACTGTCGATGGGTAGTCCCGCGAAAATCTCGGACTTATTAACTTGACAATAGGAATGTGACCGTGGTTCGTTCAGGCGTAACTTGTAAGTGTGCGTCGTCGCTGTGTTCATCAACGAACGGCGCTCGTTGTTCGCGTTGGACGGTAAGCAAGATATGGTTGAAGTTGCAACGAGCACAGGAATTTACACGGAAATAGACTGCACGGCAATGGCCGAGCCCAAAAGCCCACCACCCCACCTCGTTGCGACGGCTTTGCAACTCTCGACTACATACCACCATGGCCATCGATACCCTTCGTCAACGTTATGACACCGCTGGCCAAGGCCACCTCTTCAAGTTCTGGTCAAAACTCTCTGCCGCTCAACAGGATGAATTAAAGGCCCAGTTGGAGTGCCTCAATATCGAGCGTGTTAACCGTATCTATTCCAAAGCGGTCACTTCTGAGGCGGAAGCCCTCAACCCAACCACAACTGTTGATCCTATTCAACCTTTACCCAAAGGCGCGTCCGAATCTGTTAGCGATCCTGCTAAAGTCAAGGAATGGCGAGAGCGCGGATTGAAGGCTATTTCTGAAGGGCAGGTCGGCGTGCTGCTCATGGCGGGCGGTCAGGGGACTAGACTGGGAAGCAGTGCCCCTAAAGGATGCTATGATATTGGCCTTCCTTCTCACAAATCGCTTTTCCAATACCAAGCAGAACGGATTGCCCGTTTACAGACTCTAGCAGAATCTGAATTCTCCAAACCTGCCGGATCGGTTATCATCCCATGGTACGTCATGACCAGCGGGCCGACGCGTCGCGACACTGAGGACTTCTTCAAAACCAATGGCCACTTTGGTTTGGACCCTAAGAATGTGGTATTCTTCGAGCAAGGTGTGTTCCAAATTCACAAGTCAAAAGAAATATAGCTAATATGCGGACAGGAACCCTTCCTTGCCTTACTATGGAGGGCAAAGTCATCCTTGAAACCCCTTCCAAAGTCGCTGTTGCACCAGACGGCAATGGCGGTCTTTACGCTGCCACGCGCTCCCCCCTGTCTCCCGGAAAGACCGACACTGTGCTTTCCGATCTTGCGAAGCGTAAAATTCTCTACGTGCATGCATACTGCGTCGACAACTGCCTTGTTCGCGTGGCTGACCCTGTTTTCCTCGGGTACAGCATCAACAAGCAAGCCGATTGTGCCGCGAAAGTTGTTCCCAAAACCCACCCTACAGAATCCGTCGGCGTCGTTGCATGCCGTGGCAATAAATTCAGCGTTGTGGAGTACTCCGAAATATCGAAGGAACAATCTGAGCGTCGCGATCCCGAAACGGGAGAGTTAACTTTCCGCGCTGGAAACATTGCGAATCACTTCTACACCACCGCATACCTGAACAAGGTGGAATCATTCGAAGAGGATTTGGCATTCCACATTGCCCGCAAGAAGATCCCCTACGTGGATTTGGAGACAGGGGAAACTATTAAACCGAATAAGCCTAATGGCATGAAGCTCGAGATGTTTGTCTTCGACGTCTTTCCTTACACCGAGCGTTTCGCCGTGTTGGAAGTGGACAGGAAGGAGGAATTTAGCCCTCTAAAAAATGCACCTGGAACTGGTTCAGATGACCCGGAAACCAGTCGTCGCGACCTTTTGGCCCAGCACAAGCGATTCCTGGAAAACGCTGGAGCCAAGGTTGCTGAAGGTGTTGAGATTGAAATTTCACCACTGGTGAGCTACGCCGGCGAGGGACTGGAAAGTATCAAAGGCAAAACTTTTCAAAAATCAGGGCCAGTTGCAGCTGTCGAGGAACTGGAAGTGTTGGCATAGGCTTTTATGGCTGCAATGCCAAAGGGACCCTCATAGGACTTTAAGGTTTCGGACAAGGACAGAACTGTATAGATAGTAATCGTGGACTTCTGCATTTTTACCTTAGTTACATACATCCCTCCGGACTTAATTCATTGGACGCTTGAAAGCCAGCAAAGAAAAACTTACGCCTTTTCTGATCATGGAACACTGAAATTCAAAGGGATGAGGCCATAGTCCAGGAATAGAGGATAGTAAATATCCATTTGTTGCTTTATGGTAAAGACAGCGACGGCAGTAGCCTAGTCCTCACCCACCCACGGAACCATCAACAGGTTTCTTGGCACCCCGAGGGTTTTTCCTTTCCAATTCTTCCCGAAGAGAAGCAAATAAGCGCTGGGTGCGCTCCGCATTCGGTTTCTGGATGATCTGCAGAGACGGCCATTTGGCTCAGATGCATAACCGACCCTGAGGGGAAAGCAACAATTTCATACCTCTTTACAGCAGGTGATTAATTTGTCAATGAGCATCGTCTGTCCGTTCTGAGCGTCCTCCAGATCTTTCCTCAATTGTTGGTTCTGGTTGACGAGATGACATAATGAGAGAGGAGTGGGGGTGGGTTTGCAAAAAGGAGAGGAAAAAATTATCATCATTGCCTCAGAACGAAGGAATTATGACTGGTTGTGCAAATGATTGCAtacctcttcctcttgtttACTTGATCTAGCTTTCTCCCCCTCTGCTAACTGCTTTTGCTCGGCAGCTCGAGCCCGAGAGAGCAGAACTTCCAGCTCCTTCGAGCGAATGACACACTCGAAATGGCGTTCCCGAAGCTCGTACTGACGTAGTACTTCTTTCAGACGCTCGCGGACGCTTTGAGGTATGATTAGTGAAAGATAATCAACGCGCAACTATATATCCTTACACTCCATCGAAAATCTCTTCGATAGTCCGCCTCGCTCTATAAAGTTCAAGTCAGCCGAATTCtaaagagaaaggaatggTTTATTTTATTACTCCTGAGGGTTATCCGTCCAATTCTTCTTCAGTTTCTCGCGACGGGGTTCCACGTGTTCCTCCTAGAATGATTTGGTCTCTTGAAATTTAGAGGCGTAAAGTAAAGCTCACCCATTCCTCTGAACCACCCCCTCCCTCTGTCAAATCCATCATCTCCACAGCTACAATTTCATCCCCTTCATCAATCCCAATCTCCTCGGGAGTCTGTTCAGCTTCCAACATACGCCCATTATATGTGAAGA
Coding sequences:
- a CDS encoding Glucan 1,3-beta-glucosidase; this translates as MMRIRSVFVTLFGAFSSLPMTTAANWGFPYGTQKVRGVNLGGWLVLEPWITPSLFDNTGDSRIVDEWTFGQFQDKATATSVLQNHWNTWITEADFAAIAAAGLNHVRLPIGYWAFDVSGGEPFIQGQLPYLTKAVTWAQNHGLKLIVDLHGDYDNSGQKMSSPTWQTKQNNIDRSDAIIMRLASMFAGNTGTVPIIAPLNDDQLLSVTRQYWYDSYGNIRFPFGTSQQSNIVVMIHDAFQPLSYWSNFMPSPQWQGVIIDTHIYQMFSQALVSQTNAQHISTACGQLSSLSNSPLWTVVGEWTPAPNDCAKYLNGRGTGSRYEGTLSGSTRVGSCTGLTGKASGFSSSYKTFLRQYWEAQTQTYEKGNQGWIQWTWKAEAADEWSYQAGLANGWIPQNPTNYQFPNICG
- a CDS encoding UDP-N-acetylhexosamine pyrophosphorylase, with product MAIDTLRQRYDTAGQGHLFKFWSKLSAAQQDELKAQLECLNIERVNRIYSKAVTSEAEALNPTTTVDPIQPLPKGASESVSDPAKVKEWRERGLKAISEGQVGVLLMAGGQGTRLGSSAPKGCYDIGLPSHKSLFQYQAERIARLQTLAESEFSKPAGSVIIPWYVMTSGPTRRDTEDFFKTNGHFGLDPKNVVFFEQGTLPCLTMEGKVILETPSKVAVAPDGNGGLYAATRSPLSPGKTDTVLSDLAKRKILYVHAYCVDNCLVRVADPVFLGYSINKQADCAAKVVPKTHPTESVGVVACRGNKFSVVEYSEISKEQSERRDPETGELTFRAGNIANHFYTTAYLNKVESFEEDLAFHIARKKIPYVDLETGETIKPNKPNGMKLEMFVFDVFPYTERFAVLEVDRKEEFSPLKNAPGTGSDDPETSRRDLLAQHKRFLENAGAKVAEGVEIEISPLVSYAGEGLESIKGKTFQKSGPVAAVEELEVLA